The Natator depressus isolate rNatDep1 chromosome 23, rNatDep2.hap1, whole genome shotgun sequence sequence tccatccggccccagggtgggaactggctggctcaggggggcagagaaTGGGGCGTGGGGCCTGTCCCCACTAGGGGGGGCCGGCTGCCATCTGGCCCCacggcagggactggctggctcaggggggtggggaatggggcacagggcctGTTCCcactagggggcgccggctcccgtgCACTTTATGTTGCCAGCTCACCTATGAACTAAACTTGCAGGTCTCAGCCCTCTGGGCTACTCCCCTGTGCGGCCAGTTGGGAGCCGCCCCCCCCcggaggggacaggccccacgccccattccccaccccactgagccagcCCGTCCCTGCCCGGGGTcagatgggagctggcgccccccaagaggggacaggccccatttcccccccacaggcAGAGAGAATTCACAAGCCTTGAGCATGAGGCAGGAGCCAGGATGGGGGGCCGGGGCCTGCTCCACCTTTCAGCCCCACGGAGCTGGGGAgatgaggaagggaggggaactgagcccacccacccctgccggtcctgccccctgcaccccatctctACTGCTCCAGACCCACCCCTCATGTACCCCTGATCTCTTCCTTCCCAACTGCTCCAGCCCGCCCCCCATGTGCACCTCCCCCAAGTGCACCCACTGATTCACACTCTTCCCCCCCAGCAACCCTCCAGGATCCAGATCCCCCCCTGTACCGCACAGGCCGACGGAGCTGTTTACAGGGCTGAATCGAAAGGGGAAGGGAGGCACATGGGACTTCCTCAAGTGGGAGGAGGGGCCAAGGGGGTTGGACCTGGGGGGATagcgggctgtgggggggggagaaatggggggtGCTCGGGCGGGATCATAACCGGGTGATGGTTCGAGTGGCCCTGCGCCCCCCgctggaggagctgggccctGCGCCGCATCTGGGGCCCTGCGCCCCCCCCGCTGGAGGAGTGGGACCCTGCGCCCCCCgctggaggagctgggccctGCGCCGCGTctggggccctgcaccccccgctggaggggctgggccctgcgccccccccccccccgctggaggAGTGGGGCCCTGCGCCCCCCgctggaggagctgggccctGCGCCGCGTCTGGGGCCCTGCGCCCCCcgctggaggggctgggccctgcgcccccccccccccgctggaggAGTGGGGCCCTGCGCCCCCCgctggaggagctgggccctGCGCCGCGTCTGGGGCCCTGCGCCCCCCGCTGGAGGGGCCTTGCCCCGGGGCCCCTCTCACCTCCTTGAGGTTCTCGTAGGTGGTGGCCAGGGTGTTGCGGAACATCTCGGCCACGGCGTGGTACAAAAACTCGTACTGCTCCTGCCAGAGGGGACACGGCCATGTtaggggggctggctggggggggcgctccagcggccccggccccacctctcccagcaggggcactgtgtggggcagggtgggcGTCCGGCTGGGGGAGAACCGAGGGGCTCACCAGCGTCTGGACAGCCGACGGTCTCTGCTTTCTCATCGCTAGGACGATGTCGAAAATGCTGAAATTCGGGGGGATGCTCTGAAAAGTGGGAGAAGGCTCGTGAGTCCGGCAGGGGGCAGCCGCGGGTCAGACACATGCCCACGCACGGACCTATGCACGTGCACAGACACGCGCGGTacctgctggaggaggaggtgtCTCACGTGCTCCAGGATGCAGATCACGCCGGTCCGGCCACAGCCAGCGCTGCCAAGGGGGAGGAAGCAGGAAGAAAATGGGTGAAGAACAATTCCCCCCGATCAAATCCCTCTCGGGGGCGAAGGGGCCCTTCACCCCACATGCTGCCCATGGGCgttcactctgaaacctaatgactGGTGGTAGAACGTGACTCCCTCTTTGGTAGACATTCACTCTGAACCCTGATGGCTACAGCTGCAACCTTCATGCGGTTCTGGTGGGTGTTCACTCGGAGCCCTAATAAATGGAGCTATGATGCAGAACCATCATTAGTGTACGTTCACCCTGAACCCTAATGGCTACAGCTGCAACCTTCACGCCTCTCTGGTGTACGTTCACTCTGAAATCTAATGACCAGAGTTACAATTTGAGCCCATCTTTGGTAGGCGTTCACTCTGAACTCTAATGACTGACAGTTAAATGGGGCATCCTGAGTGTCGACAGTGGGATCTTTATCCCAAACCCAAAGGCCTGGGTGAACAGTGGGGTGCCATTGCACTGGGCATTTACCCTGGACCTTAATGATGGGTTTCAGCAGACATCATCCACCCAGATTGCTGGATTGTTCACTCTGAACCCTAATGACTGGGTTTTCACAAAGGTCGTGGTTTGTCTCAACATGGCTGTTAGCTGTGAACCCTaataattatgtttttaaaaggggCTATAGCTCATCTCAGCAAGGCAGTTAACACTGAACCCTAATTACTGTGTTTCAAATGGGGACGTAGCTCATTTCCGAATGACCATTACTTCTGAAATAGAACAACTGGGGTTGAAATAGGGACACCCTGACGTGCCCGTTCACTCTGAATCCTAAAACTTGAGGTTTAAATGCGGGTGTGGCTTATCAAAACATGAGTGTTTACTCTGAACCCTAATGTTTGGTGTTAAATGGGGCCTTGATATGTTTTGACATCAGTGTTAACTGGATGCTAATGATCGTTGTTTGAGTGCGACACTGCCCATCTCTGTGTGTTCACTCTGAACCCTAAGCACCTGCTCGTCTTAATGGGAGCGTTCACTCTGAACGCTACCGCTGGCCATTCAATGACTGCTCTGTACCATTTCTCAGGTTGCATAAAAGGGGCGGAGCTTAATTTTTTCTAGCAGACCCTTGGCTATGAAGACCGCTGTCTGTCTCCATcgctccctcccccgcagcacagcgccccctacctGCAGTGCACGCAGATGGGGGCCGAGTCGTCCCCCTGCGTCAATCGCACGTGCTCGATCAGCTCCAGGAAATGGCTGTAATTGTCCGGGATCCCGCGGTCTGGCCAGGCCACGTACTGGAAATGGGTGAGGGGCCGCTCCTCCTGGGGAGGGAACAGAAGGCATCAGCCCTGCTCCGCACGGCAcggcccccccagcacccacccctgctgggggacagcgccccctgctgaaccccccaccctgctccctgcagcacaccaccccccagtgcccggccctgccaggagagaacgccccctgcccagccccccactccctgcagcacggcaccCCCTCAGTGCCCGGCCCTGCCAGAGGAgagtgccccctgcccagccccccgcaGCACGGTGCCCCCCCAGTGCCTGGCCCTGCCAGGAGAGAacgccccctgcccagcccctcgcTCCCCgcagcacggcgccccccagTGCCTGGCCCTGCCAGGAGAGAACGCCCCCTGCacagccccccgctccccgcagcatGGCGCCCCCCAGCTCACTGACCTTCTGGAAGCTGACGCTCAGTGTGCGGACTGTCACGTCCGGATTCAGCTCCTGCTCCTTGACCTGAGACAGAGACAAGCTGAGCTGCAGACAGAGGCTTCAGGGGGTGCCGACATTGCACGGTTATTAAATGCCTTTAGTGTCCCCCTACAGAGGTACAGTGCAGGCACCTCTGGGTGAGGTGAGGAACAGCTGCAGATAATGCTGCACAGGGACGGCTCACGTGGagctgagctgcagccacctctggggcggggcagccggGGAACAGCTGCATATAACACCACCCAGGGAGGGCTCGCCCACAGTtgagctgcagccacctctggggcaggatgGAGTTGCCCAGCagcagtttgggacaggaagtgaaggggaGTTGTGTCTCTCCTGGAgagcccccaggctgcccccacaacccctcccggGTACCTGGACGATGGAGAAGGGCCCAATTTGTAGCGGTTCTTGCTTCAGTGGCCAGTAGCGTTCACACTTTTTCTAAGGAAGGAAAGTCAGTTCATGGAGGGTCCATGGGGGTCGCCCCCCAGACGGCCCCCACAGCCAGAGGATGGGGGTGGACACGGATTGGCCCCCACACTCACCTTCCCCATCTCCACTTCCCGACAGGCCATGGCAATTACCTGGAAGGAAGGGAACGAAACAGTCCGGAAAAAACAGCGAGAGAAGGAGCATGCTCCAAACAGTACCTGGCTGGACTGAaatagcccccactcccctcccagaggatgggagagaacccaggagtcctggctccccttggcaaaaccccacacacacaccctgttctttgcaaacgaCCCTCACCTGAGCCCTGACAGACTCACCTCACCCGGCCCACGTCCTGCAGGGTCGTTACCCCAAAAGGGTAACGGGGGAGGGGGACCATTTCAGAAAGGCCCTATCTCCTCAAAATTCATCCCCACGGCAAGCGGGACTATTTTAGGAGGAACCGCTTTAGCTgggagccctgctctctggcctcGGGGTGGCAGTTCGTCCCCAGAAGCCATCGGATCTTGGTCCATTTGAATCGGCAGCAGGACCCAGAGGAGTTGAATTTCTGACCTTTTCCCAGCCTGTTCTGCTCCCAGGCTGCGGTTACGCAAAGGAGTATCGGGGAGTGTGACTGGGACAGCTTGTCTGGCgctaagatgcagccacctctggggcggggcagctggggaacagccacacATAACGCCACAGTGAGATGGCTCGCCCGGTGctcagatgcagccacctctggggtggggcagctggggaacagccacacATAACGCCACACAGGGATGGCTCGCCCGGCGCTCagatgcagcctcctctggggcgggtcagctggggaacagctgtgcagcAGCATGGGACAGCCTTCATTCTGTAAGCtcgtctctctccccagcagaagttgggccaataaaagctCTTGTCTCTCTTGTGCCAGGGAAGGAAATTTATCAACGAGACGGAGCCGGAAGACGAATTTCTCTCCATGGTGCATGTAGCAGTGAACTGACGCTCGGATAGTCTTGGGCATTACCCTGGGCAACACACTGGCGAGGAAGAGGGACTAGCCGGCCGGCCGAAGAGCGTGTCCGTGTTTCTGTGACTCCCTCAGGTGGCCAGCCTGTCCTGGGAGAAGGTGAGGGAAGATAACCTCGTAGGAGTGCGTGAAGAGAAACAGCAGGAAACACAGAAGGTGCTAAGCCCCTTGCAGGATTTCAGGAGATGATGGAGCTTCAGCTCCGTGCCCGGCGTTCAGGCCCCGGCTCGTGAAACGGCGGCGCGGCATTCTGCTGTGAAAAGCCTCGCACGTTGGCTTCCACACGGTCTTGACGGCTCTGATGGAACGAAAAGATGAGGCCATCCTGATTCCACGCCCAGGGGGCCTATGCATGGCAGAGACCTTCCCAACAGTGCCGGGGCAGGGTCCGCAGGATCCTGGATCTGGGGGCGCGGCCCGAGAGTGGCATTTTAGGGAGGGGAACACGAGCGTGAGCAGTTACTGGTGAAAGTGATGCATAAAGCCCCTCGTCACACGAGGCCGCGCTGCAGACCATGTGGCAAGTGGTGTCCCTGCCGCTTCTGAGCTGTGCCAAGAGCCGCAAAGCGAAGCCCCTGGATTTTGCAAATGCTGCGGAAGATTATGACAAACCTTGTTGCCAGCAGTTTCCGGGAGCCGGTGGCATCCACGTGGGCAGCTGTCCCAGTCCTGGCGCGGGTCCTACCCTTTGCCAGCGCTCAATGGGATGGAATTTAGAGGCCGTCAGAAGAACACGTCCTGTTCTTTCACCAACGTGCCCGTGCAAGGTCTGCCCAACGGGGATCTATGTACTTAGTGGAAAGGAACCAGCCCCGACTGGAAGGGTTCAATCAGGTGGATATCTGCAGACCACCGCGGACCgcatgcagatacaaattttattTCCAGGCAGGGCTCTATAGATCCGGCGCGCTCCCAAGCGTGACTCAGTGCcactgagaaaagaaaaggaattatagggcgaccagacagcaagtgtgaaaaatcgggacgggggtggggggtaataggagcctatataagaaaaagactcaaaaatcgggactgtccctataaaatcgggacatctggtcacccaggTATCCCAGGAACTGGCAGCGCTCAGCAGCCAGGCTCTGGCCTGTAATCTACGTGCCCAAACCAGAAAACCGTTCGGCCTTGGGCTTGATCACCAAACGgcttgcagccccgctgccccaccGGCGGGAAAGCAGCGCCGCCCCGTGGGGGGAAATGGAGCGGCTCACGACGCTTCCGAGTATTCGCAGCGCCGGATTTGGCTGCACAGACCCATTCAGGAAACTCTGCTGAGTGCAGAACGATTCGGCCAGGAGCTACTGAATCGCTCTGTGCGGGGAACGGCTGGTGAGGGCGGGGGAGCGTCCGCACCAAATTCCGCGGCCCACTGGAAAAGACGAGGggcaggtgcagcctgggaagtTAGATCGGCCCAGCTCCGTCACCGGCTTCTGCACAAGGAACGACGTGACAGACGCGCTCCGCAGTCAATCAGGAAAATCATCGAGGACCGACCTGTTCCACTCCTTGGCCCATCCCGGAAATACCCCGATCCGGCGCAGAACTCCGAGCCCACGCTCCGTGGCACACAGCAATCTTCAGATCCGGGGCCTCAAAGAAGCCTGCTGCGGGGACACGCGAGACGCGAGCTGACCCCGCAGAGTAGGCTGAGAGGCTGCGATACGGTTTCCTGTATTGGTGGGCGCAGCAAGAAATCGGCTTGGAGAACATCCCTGGAGAAACACGAGTGGCTAAAGGAACTTGCAGAAGGACGATCTACAGAGGGAAACCGGCCTCTCCGCACGAAAGGTCACCGGCACTGATCCCACGCCACCCTCAGGCTGGACCACACGCAACGGAGAACCGGCACCCACGCGAGTGTCCCTGGAGCCGATCCCCGGCGGCGGTGTGGAAATTGCAAACTGTGGATCCGTAAATCACAGTGCTGGAGGTGTGGACAAGGCACATCGGCACGCACCGCGGCCTGCAAACGCAAGGGGTTCGCCGGCATGTATAGGAACGGTTCAATTACGCCTGTCTGAGCAACGCGTGGGATGCGTCGCGTTCGTAGAGGAATAAAAACGGCACCGAAATTTGCTAATTCCTCAAATTCTACTGAAATTTGGCCCCGATGACGAACTGTTCCAAATTCAAATGGCAAACATTTTTCCCCGATTCGGCAAATCGAAATGATGCCAGACAACATACTTTGCCtatccccctgccctcctcccccccagaaatGCCTCATGTCTTATTTGATAGCAAACCAGGAGAGAAGATTTCGTGCTCCGCAGGGAGTCAGCCAAGCTGGGACAGTTCACAGATAGCGGAAGAGAGCATTCAAGGCGAGAGAAATCCGCTTCCTGGGTTCGTTTGCAGAGGAAATCCCACCAGGAGCGAGGGGTGTTTGGGGCACACACTGCATCTTTAGGGGTACAGGATCTGGGCCCAGCCCAGAGGAGCGTGTTTGGGTGGCTGAACGGCCGGGGGTGTCCCGGCGCTGGCACCCAGCTACAGGGGTGAGCAGGTGACTGCCAGGCCTGGGCCCTCGAGAAGCGTTACACCCACCTTCACCCCGTACTCCCAAATCATGCGCCAGAAATCCAGGACGGTGTGAGGCAGTGGCCCCTGGGTCGCGATGTAGCATCTCTTGTTATTTGCCCACTGGCAGGAGACAAAGGGGGGAAATAAGTCACTCGCCACCTGCAGGGCAGTGCCTCccactgaacccccccccccgcagcacgtGTGCCTTGCTGACCCCCCctagcccagcgccccctgctgagccccccgctgcagcctggcgcccccccatccgctccctgcagcccagcaccccctgctgagtccCCCCATCCACCCTCTGCAGCCCGGCGCCCCCTGCAGAATCTCCCGctcaccccctgcagcccagcgccccctagtgctgcacTGGGTCGGCGGGGCCAGCACTGGTGCGAGGGGCGAGTGCCCCCTGCTGCGAGGGCGGGGGTTACCTGGATGAAACTGGCATTGATATAGTCCGTCTGCCCTTCGTCTGTGCAGAGATTCACAACGACCCGGGTCTGATCGTCTgccggggagagagggagggatcgacaaattcagactgggagtAAGGGGCCCATTGTGGCCAGTGAGTGGAATTAACCATGGGGCCCGTTTCCCGAGGGGCGCAGTGGAGTCTCCGTCTCTGGCTGTTTTTACATCAAGCTGGGGTGCTCTTCTAAAGGTTCTGCTGCAGGAATTACTTTGGGgccgttctctggcctgtgggATACAGGGGGTGAGATGAGACACTCACAGTGGTcgcttctggcctgggaatctactAAACCCAAccctgagatgcagccagctctggggtggggcagctggggggaaACAGCCACACACAACGCTGCCCAGGAACAGCTCATCTGGAGcggagatgcagccagctctgtggTGGGCCAGCTGGGGGAAACACTGCACACTCCAGTGCcagcaaccccctcccacactcacaTGGCAGGATGTCTTTGTACCGATTCTTCTTGAGGTTCTCTttcctggccccagcctctgcGGAGAACCCCTGTTGCTGCCGGAAGGCGCTGGCTCGGGCCTTGATGTCCTGGGTGGAGAgaggggacaggagggggatTAGGAGGCTGTGGAGAAGACGGGGTTAAGCAGGGACACTGAGAGAGCACCCCAGCAGCCGATAGCTCTGTGAGCCCCACAGCTAATGCCCTGACTCCCTAATACTCAAGTATACAGCACCCCGTTCCCTGTGACCTCAGCCCCTTTCCCAAACTCAGACTTCCCAGCACCCCCAAACTCCAAAGGTAAGAGCCCTGGGGGGATGACTCgcccggcactgagatgcagccacctctggggcggggcggggcagcggGGGAAACGGCTGCACGTAACGCGGCACAGAGACAGCTCGCACGGGGATGATCATTCCTGAGCACTTGAGTCAGGTTTATTTTGGGAACAGGCCGGTTCTGCAGGCTCTGGGCCCCACTGTGAGCACACCCACGCCCACCCTGGAACGGGCGGGAGACAAAAACCTGCCCCTGCCGTGGAACAACCCTCCAAGGAGAGTTAATCCGTGCAGGAGTTGCTTCCAGAATgagagcccggactcctgggtcctctccctggctctgggaggggagtggggtctggtgggttagaacgggggcaggggtgggagccaggactcctgggttctctccccggctctgggaggggaggggagtctggtgggtgagagcaggggggctgggagccaggactcctgggttctctccccagctctgggaggggagtggggtctggtgggttagaatgggggcgggggtgggagccaggactcctgggttctctcttcggctctgggaggggaggggagtctggtgggtgagagcagggggggctgggagccaggactcctgggttctctccccagctctgggagggggagtggggtctggtgggttagaatgggggcgggggtgggagccaggactcctgggttctctcttgggctctgggaggggaggggagtctggtgggtgagagcagggggggctgggagccaggactcctgggttctctccccagctctgggagggggagtggggtctggtgggttagaatgggggcaggggtgggagccaggactcctgggttctctcttgggctctgggaggggaggggagtctggtgggtgagagcagggggggctgggagccaggactcctgggttctctccccagctctgggagggggagtggggtctggtgggttagaatgggggcgggggtgggagccaggactcctgggttctctcttgggctctgggaggggaggggagtctggtgggtgagagcagggggggctgggagccaggactcctgggttctctccccagctctgggagggggagtggggtctggtgggttagaatgggggcgggggtgggagccaggactcctgggttctctcttgggctctgggaggggaggggagtctggtgggtgagagcagggggggctgggagccaggactcctgggttctctccccggctctgggagaggagtggggtctggtggttagagcaggggggctgggagtcaggaatggagggactgactggctcagggggttgggctCTAGGgggccccagctccctgcagccccagggcagaggaGTGGCTGGGTCAGTATTTCACCGGCGGGGTATTgcgcggggcggaggggggttaCATTGGACGCCAGGAGCTGGCAGTTCTCAGCCAGGAGCTCGCCAGCGGCCGGGCTGCTTGCcacggctccggctccggctccggctccggccccggcccggcgCTCGGTGCTGGGGCGGTTTTGTCTCCCGCGGCTGCGGGGAAGCAGGTGTGGAGCGAAGCGGTGGCAGGGGACGGGCAGCTTCTGCGGCTTCGCAGCGATAAAAGTTTCTTTCATTATGAGGAAGTTTTTGACGTTCATTTCCGCGGGTTCCCCCCGCCACGGCCCGAGAGCTctggtggggcgggggaaggagagagagcaggagcCGAGCGGCCCAGGGAGCCAAGGACGGACTGGGCTAAATCACAAAGTTTTTGGTAATTCATTCCCCAGGTTTGGTATTTTAATTTCCAAAAGGCCCGAGGGAAAAGAGAGACCCCGAGGGGCGGGATCCGGGGGGGAGACGCTCCGGCCGACAGaggccccccccggccccgccttgcgcccccccccggccccgcatTGCGCCCCGCCGGCTGCAGGCCAAAGGGAGAGAACCGGGAAGTTGGCGGCTTCCCTGCGG is a genomic window containing:
- the PTPN18 gene encoding tyrosine-protein phosphatase non-receptor type 18 isoform X2; this translates as MGRSRGRRAVGREDIKARASAFRQQQGFSAEAGARKENLKKNRYKDILPYDQTRVVVNLCTDEGQTDYINASFIQWANNKRCYIATQGPLPHTVLDFWRMIWEYGVKVIAMACREVEMGKKKCERYWPLKQEPLQIGPFSIVQVKEQELNPDVTVRTLSVSFQKEERPLTHFQYVAWPDRGIPDNYSHFLELIEHVRLTQGDDSAPICVHCSAGCGRTGVICILEHVRHLLLQQSIPPNFSIFDIVLAMRKQRPSAVQTLEQYEFLYHAVAEMFRNTLATTYENLKENQLPLYDDAVSLRRPAPHSKHSSVLRSISVPSEPTPDLPPKMSDTYAVVNKFRRGGRPAGSPSRETSPAWSPIDPSGFGGLQTSYSLPGSPVKRLPPSPSCEYTPNSTSAGDVSPRGPPSPSTRCGKTLLHSLKPPASVASPQKMGPSSPRHDSDGYEAVDPSPGSGCGPLASPGNGLGYNFRIGKPKGPRDPPAEWTRL
- the PTPN18 gene encoding tyrosine-protein phosphatase non-receptor type 18 isoform X1, with amino-acid sequence MSSRAETLRAFLGAEPGPGRLGQEFQDIKARASAFRQQQGFSAEAGARKENLKKNRYKDILPYDQTRVVVNLCTDEGQTDYINASFIQWANNKRCYIATQGPLPHTVLDFWRMIWEYGVKVIAMACREVEMGKKKCERYWPLKQEPLQIGPFSIVQVKEQELNPDVTVRTLSVSFQKEERPLTHFQYVAWPDRGIPDNYSHFLELIEHVRLTQGDDSAPICVHCSAGCGRTGVICILEHVRHLLLQQSIPPNFSIFDIVLAMRKQRPSAVQTLEQYEFLYHAVAEMFRNTLATTYENLKENQLPLYDDAVSLRRPAPHSKHSSVLRSISVPSEPTPDLPPKMSDTYAVVNKFRRGGRPAGSPSRETSPAWSPIDPSGFGGLQTSYSLPGSPVKRLPPSPSCEYTPNSTSAGDVSPRGPPSPSTRCGKTLLHSLKPPASVASPQKMGPSSPRHDSDGYEAVDPSPGSGCGPLASPGNGLGYNFRIGKPKGPRDPPAEWTRL